Proteins from a genomic interval of Marmota flaviventris isolate mMarFla1 chromosome 8, mMarFla1.hap1, whole genome shotgun sequence:
- the Mbnl1 gene encoding muscleblind-like protein 1 isoform X11 codes for MPGRCSRENCKYLHPPPHLKTQLEINGRNNLIQQKNMAMLAQQMQLANAMMPGTPLQPVPMFSVAPSLATNASAAFNPYLGPVSPSLVPAEILPTAPMLVTGNPGVPVPAAAAAAAQKLMRTDRLEVCREYQRGNCNRGENDCRFAHPADSTMIDTNDNTVTVCMDYIKGRCSREKCKYFHPPAHLQAKIKAAQYQVNQAAAAQAAATAAAMTQSAVKSLKRPLEATFDLGIPQAVLPPLPKRPALEKTNGATAVFNTGIFQYQQALANMQLQQHTAFLPPGSILCMTPATSVVPMVHGATPATVSAATTSATSVPFAATATANQIPIISAEHLTSHKYVTQM; via the exons GGTCGTTGCTCCAGGGAGAACTGCAAGTATCTTCACCCACCCCCACACTTAAAAACACAGTTGGAGATCAATGGGCGCAATAACTTGATTCAGCAGAAGAACATGGCCATGCTGGCCCAGCAGATGCAACTAGCCAATGCCATGATGCCCGGCACCCCGCTGCAGCCCGTG CCAATGTTTTCAGTTGCACCAAGCTTAGCCACCAATGCATCAGCAGCCTTTAATCCCTACCTGGGACCTGTCTCCCCCAGCCTGGTTCCAGCAGAGATCTTGCCCACGGCACCCATGTTGGTTACAGGGAATCCCGGAGTGCCGGTGCCTGCGGCTGCCGCTGCTGCTGCCCAAAAACTGATGCGCACAGACAGACTGGAG GTATGTCGAGAGTACCAGCGTGGCAACTGCAACCGAGGAGAGAATGATTGCCGGTTTGCCCACCCTGCCGACAGTACGATGATTGACACCAACGACAACACAGTCACCGTCTGTATGGATTACATCAAAGGGAGATGCTCTCGGGAAAAGTGCAAATACTTTCACCCTCCTGCACATCTGCAAGCCAAGATCAAGGCTGCCCAATACCAGGTCAACCAGGCTGCAGCAGCACAGGCTGCAGCAACCGCAGCTGCCATG ACTCAGTCGGCTGTCAAATCACTGAAGCGACCCCTCGAGGCAACCTTTGACCTG GGAATTCCTCAAGCTGTACTTCCCCCATTACCAAAGAGGCCTGCTCTTGAAAAAACCAACGGTGCCACCGCAGTCTTTAACACTGGCATTTTCCAGTACCAACAGGCTCTGGCCAACATGCAGTTACAGCAGCACACGGCGTTCCTCCCACCAG GCTCAATATTGTGCATGACACCCGCTACAAGTGTTG TTCCCATGGTGCACGGTGCTACGCCAGCCACTGTGTCCGCAGCAACAACATCTGCCACAAGTGTTCCCTTCGCTGCAACAGCCACAGCCAACCAG
- the Mbnl1 gene encoding muscleblind-like protein 1 isoform X12 yields the protein MAMLAQQMQLANAMMPGTPLQPVPMFSVAPSLATNASAAFNPYLGPVSPSLVPAEILPTAPMLVTGNPGVPVPAAAAAAAQKLMRTDRLEVCREYQRGNCNRGENDCRFAHPADSTMIDTNDNTVTVCMDYIKGRCSREKCKYFHPPAHLQAKIKAAQYQVNQAAAAQAAATAAAMTQSAVKSLKRPLEATFDLGIPQAVLPPLPKRPALEKTNGATAVFNTGIFQYQQALANMQLQQHTAFLPPGSILCMTPATSVVPMVHGATPATVSAATTSATSVPFAATATANQIPIISAEHLTSHKYVTQM from the exons ATGGCCATGCTGGCCCAGCAGATGCAACTAGCCAATGCCATGATGCCCGGCACCCCGCTGCAGCCCGTG CCAATGTTTTCAGTTGCACCAAGCTTAGCCACCAATGCATCAGCAGCCTTTAATCCCTACCTGGGACCTGTCTCCCCCAGCCTGGTTCCAGCAGAGATCTTGCCCACGGCACCCATGTTGGTTACAGGGAATCCCGGAGTGCCGGTGCCTGCGGCTGCCGCTGCTGCTGCCCAAAAACTGATGCGCACAGACAGACTGGAG GTATGTCGAGAGTACCAGCGTGGCAACTGCAACCGAGGAGAGAATGATTGCCGGTTTGCCCACCCTGCCGACAGTACGATGATTGACACCAACGACAACACAGTCACCGTCTGTATGGATTACATCAAAGGGAGATGCTCTCGGGAAAAGTGCAAATACTTTCACCCTCCTGCACATCTGCAAGCCAAGATCAAGGCTGCCCAATACCAGGTCAACCAGGCTGCAGCAGCACAGGCTGCAGCAACCGCAGCTGCCATG ACTCAGTCGGCTGTCAAATCACTGAAGCGACCCCTCGAGGCAACCTTTGACCTG GGAATTCCTCAAGCTGTACTTCCCCCATTACCAAAGAGGCCTGCTCTTGAAAAAACCAACGGTGCCACCGCAGTCTTTAACACTGGCATTTTCCAGTACCAACAGGCTCTGGCCAACATGCAGTTACAGCAGCACACGGCGTTCCTCCCACCAG GCTCAATATTGTGCATGACACCCGCTACAAGTGTTG TTCCCATGGTGCACGGTGCTACGCCAGCCACTGTGTCCGCAGCAACAACATCTGCCACAAGTGTTCCCTTCGCTGCAACAGCCACAGCCAACCAG